The following coding sequences are from one bacterium SCSIO 12741 window:
- a CDS encoding T9SS type A sorting domain-containing protein produces MNKKLQLAFLVFTAFLIQTTAIAQFGPPQAYKFQIDHVFNGMPIASERVQVTSTIQVPDGYLILGNIERLNPNGDMANKIIMAHVDHHGEIPNSNFWIKEYGDDVTNQLGHQIIRDYLGNYVVLAEEMDQYLTPSRRILLYNVDLSGNISNVKTYNFFKPGNFGYCSTRGIEIIPTLGPNGPSGYAICGARFECTIQSDYPFVIRLDNNFNLTWQKIYPVANGKFLSIAQLHGLGQNFIAVGTNGDGIMAEIDYATGNLVVNANINNSGNLYSTGVRSFNKVISTSDGGFVLGSSIGLYSTSSGIPSEIGLHKFDQTRTRVWFSEYVNLNYNNNVLLEDIKETSLGYDVLHSSENGLIMTRIDPLNGDPVFSKKFTTGSTSSSFARFPETSVNYQKIHFSPGSIINEGTAFAAHFSHVTNLGGHPNTNERKEFRLIKMDSQFEAGSSNCQLPVIIAKDPFCTLQLFGPCRQLYANYGMLASISEGMIASTVPWGLSNLSDTTHYQCAEVVYEVSIPDDQDDGDVQTPFFKTTTGIDATANQEVEFTLKTLQISGLYELESSVEIERVQALDLSGKVVLDKTDRVQEVDLREYQGGVYLIRAFMNSGEVITSKVIKQ; encoded by the coding sequence ATGAACAAAAAATTACAATTAGCCTTTCTGGTTTTCACGGCATTTTTGATCCAGACGACCGCTATCGCTCAATTTGGTCCACCTCAGGCCTATAAATTCCAAATTGACCACGTCTTCAACGGAATGCCCATTGCCTCCGAAAGGGTTCAGGTTACTTCAACTATTCAGGTGCCAGATGGATACTTAATATTAGGTAATATCGAAAGGCTCAATCCCAATGGGGATATGGCGAATAAAATAATCATGGCCCACGTAGATCACCACGGAGAAATTCCCAATTCGAACTTCTGGATAAAGGAGTACGGGGATGACGTAACCAATCAATTGGGGCATCAAATCATTCGGGATTACCTGGGTAATTATGTTGTTCTTGCTGAAGAGATGGACCAATATCTAACTCCGTCCAGAAGAATTTTACTTTATAACGTTGACCTGAGCGGGAATATCTCCAATGTTAAAACGTACAATTTTTTCAAGCCCGGTAATTTCGGTTATTGCTCGACCAGAGGGATTGAAATCATTCCTACTTTGGGACCCAATGGTCCGAGTGGATACGCGATCTGTGGAGCAAGGTTCGAATGCACTATTCAATCGGATTATCCATTTGTGATCAGACTGGACAATAATTTTAACCTCACCTGGCAAAAGATATATCCAGTAGCCAATGGTAAGTTCTTATCGATAGCCCAGCTTCATGGATTGGGGCAAAATTTTATTGCTGTTGGTACCAATGGAGATGGAATCATGGCAGAAATTGACTACGCTACGGGAAATTTGGTGGTCAATGCTAACATTAACAACTCGGGCAATCTGTACTCTACAGGCGTTCGTAGTTTTAACAAAGTAATTAGCACCTCAGATGGTGGTTTTGTTTTGGGCTCCTCCATTGGTTTGTATTCCACAAGTTCAGGAATTCCATCGGAAATCGGACTCCATAAATTTGATCAAACCAGAACCCGGGTTTGGTTTTCTGAATACGTCAACTTGAATTATAACAACAACGTATTGCTGGAAGATATCAAAGAGACATCACTGGGTTATGACGTGTTGCACTCTTCTGAAAACGGGTTGATTATGACACGTATCGATCCCTTAAATGGAGATCCAGTTTTTAGTAAAAAATTCACTACTGGCTCAACATCTTCCTCTTTTGCCAGATTTCCTGAAACCAGCGTGAATTATCAAAAAATTCATTTCTCTCCCGGATCGATAATCAATGAAGGAACGGCTTTTGCGGCTCATTTTTCTCATGTTACCAATTTAGGCGGCCATCCGAATACCAATGAGCGAAAGGAGTTTAGATTGATTAAGATGGACTCCCAGTTTGAGGCCGGATCGTCCAATTGCCAGCTTCCGGTGATCATTGCGAAAGATCCATTCTGTACACTTCAACTTTTTGGACCGTGCCGACAGCTTTATGCCAATTATGGTATGCTGGCAAGTATTTCTGAAGGTATGATAGCAAGTACAGTTCCTTGGGGTTTGTCTAACCTATCCGATACCACTCATTACCAATGTGCTGAAGTAGTTTACGAAGTATCTATTCCTGATGATCAGGATGATGGCGATGTGCAAACGCCTTTCTTTAAAACCACCACGGGTATTGATGCTACAGCCAACCAAGAGGTTGAATTTACCTTGAAAACCCTTCAAATCTCTGGCCTTTATGAATTGGAGTCGTCCGTGGAAATTGAGCGCGTTCAAGCACTCGATTTGAGTGGCAAAGTGGTTTTGGACAAAACCGATAGGGTTCAAGAAGTTGATCTGAGAGAATACCAAGGAGGAGTTTACTTGATTCGGGCCTTCATGAATTCCGGGGAAGTAATCACCTCAAAAGTGATTAAACAATAA
- a CDS encoding HAD family phosphatase, giving the protein MPARSEIKNIIFDLGGVIINIDPGLTLEQFQKVYPGNFLDRFRQPDVQEILHGFETGKYDEANFIKELQKAFDFELEKEEFIRIWNLTLLDTPPERISLIQQLSNEFRVFLLSNTNPTHMEAYFAQMAEDQELWFPDLFEKAYLSYNMGLRKPDPEIFKTVLKEQVLLPEETLFLDDTLEHIESAKSVGIHTWQVTDKPITSLLNDTWR; this is encoded by the coding sequence ATGCCGGCACGAAGCGAAATAAAAAACATCATTTTTGACCTTGGCGGAGTCATTATCAATATTGACCCGGGTCTCACCCTGGAGCAGTTTCAAAAAGTTTATCCCGGAAATTTTCTCGATCGCTTTCGTCAACCCGACGTGCAGGAGATTCTTCACGGATTTGAAACCGGGAAATACGACGAGGCCAATTTTATCAAGGAGCTCCAAAAGGCTTTTGACTTTGAACTCGAAAAGGAAGAATTTATCCGGATTTGGAACCTAACGCTTCTGGATACGCCGCCCGAACGAATCAGTTTGATTCAGCAGTTGAGCAACGAATTTAGAGTGTTTCTCCTGAGCAACACCAATCCAACACACATGGAAGCTTACTTTGCTCAGATGGCCGAGGACCAAGAACTCTGGTTCCCCGATTTATTTGAAAAAGCCTATTTGTCCTACAACATGGGCCTACGGAAACCAGATCCCGAAATATTTAAAACCGTTCTCAAAGAGCAAGTTTTGCTACCCGAAGAAACCCTCTTTTTGGACGATACATTGGAACATATCGAATCGGCAAAATCGGTCGGAATCCATACCTGGCAGGTTACAGATAAGCCGATAACATCCCTACTTAATGATACTTGGAGGTAA
- a CDS encoding response regulator transcription factor has product MIKTVLVDDEQKSIDTLSKLIQSFTDNIDIVGTASDLNTAYSIITEQQPKLVFLDIDMGAYSGFDLLELFDEINFHVIFVTAHEKFALKAIKFSALDYIVKPVNPTELKQAVSKVENFNPLQQEGSKVKQMFTNFLTDQKEHHKITLPTFDGFEFVEVSTILYCRADGSYTHFHLQNGHKLTTSKNLKFYSEVLTDYGFYRCHSATLINLRYIKKFIKADGGFVIMEDDRELSVSKSRKGGLLELLSLGGSKRADY; this is encoded by the coding sequence ATGATTAAGACGGTCCTGGTTGATGATGAGCAAAAGAGTATTGACACCTTATCCAAGTTAATCCAATCGTTTACCGATAACATCGACATCGTAGGCACCGCATCAGATTTGAATACCGCCTATTCGATCATTACTGAACAACAGCCCAAGCTGGTATTCTTGGATATAGACATGGGTGCCTACAGTGGTTTTGACTTACTCGAGTTGTTTGATGAAATCAACTTTCATGTGATCTTCGTAACGGCCCATGAAAAGTTTGCTTTAAAAGCGATTAAATTCTCGGCCCTGGATTACATCGTTAAGCCCGTAAATCCAACCGAATTGAAACAGGCTGTGAGCAAGGTGGAGAACTTTAACCCCCTTCAACAAGAAGGAAGCAAAGTGAAGCAGATGTTCACCAATTTTCTAACCGACCAAAAGGAGCACCACAAAATAACCCTACCTACCTTCGATGGATTCGAATTTGTGGAAGTATCTACCATTCTCTACTGCCGGGCAGACGGGAGTTATACCCATTTTCACCTCCAAAATGGCCACAAGCTCACTACTTCAAAAAACCTCAAGTTTTATTCGGAAGTATTGACCGATTATGGATTCTACCGTTGCCATAGTGCTACGCTAATCAACTTGAGGTACATCAAGAAATTTATTAAAGCAGATGGTGGATTTGTAATTATGGAAGATGACCGGGAGCTGAGCGTATCGAAAAGTAGAAAGGGCGGTTTGTTGGAACTCCTTTCATTGGGAGGCTCAAAACGAGCGGATTATTGA
- a CDS encoding histidine kinase has protein sequence MSKALLIFPFLFFLFIQLHSEGNRPKQLDSLKQVFTLDDDIKVRSFTGLVYSDLMSDYSYDSAMWAVDYVIRDCEASNYEDGLAQAKTQKAWLLLIKLDYEQALTQAHEALEILEKPGRSANVMAETLNILGLINMELDRLEESKIYFNRTLALLVKAKDKNRIARMGTIHQNLGVIARPMKQYDTAIYHFKEALKIRLEQKDYKQVGYSNNTLGSTFLEMGELDSAGYYFERSLENFNTPNPPIEMPDILHFKYAEYLIAIGKYDEAIDQTKTGLKKAAYLGVSDRVIQGNDLLAKALYKSGQYQDGYDALMVRNHAHDSLFKSRNASAIAEIEERYQSAETEKKLAQSLAENLEQENRIIEMRFYVLATVIISLLFIFLSLSVFWFRNQKKKVTEAGLKEALATTKLVALRSQMNSHFIFNCVNTAQNFVLNGETEKAYEYLSQFARLLRGVLENSNLTFVPLEDEIDLIKNYLEIESTRFNGKFSYDITMDEKLQNEVFEIPSMIIQPFVENAIVHGLVNLEGRPGHLGIELNLKDQQIICRIEDNGVGREKAREIKQRKQKHYKSQAFSNIKERLNLFNQNGEDSLRFTIFDLYDKEGSGAGTRAKIWLPIH, from the coding sequence ATGAGCAAAGCCTTATTAATTTTTCCGTTTCTCTTTTTTCTCTTCATTCAGTTGCATTCTGAAGGCAACCGACCGAAGCAGTTGGACAGCCTAAAGCAGGTATTCACCTTAGATGACGATATTAAGGTTCGGTCTTTTACCGGCCTTGTTTATTCAGACTTAATGTCTGACTATTCCTACGATTCAGCCATGTGGGCCGTGGACTACGTTATTCGAGATTGTGAAGCCTCGAACTATGAAGACGGGTTGGCCCAAGCCAAGACTCAAAAAGCCTGGCTTCTTCTCATTAAACTGGATTATGAGCAAGCCCTAACACAGGCTCATGAAGCCTTGGAAATTCTGGAAAAGCCAGGTCGAAGTGCCAACGTAATGGCCGAAACCCTAAACATTCTCGGGCTGATCAATATGGAGCTCGACAGGCTCGAGGAATCGAAAATATACTTCAACCGCACTTTGGCTCTGTTGGTAAAGGCTAAAGACAAAAACCGGATAGCCCGGATGGGCACTATTCATCAAAACCTGGGGGTAATCGCCAGGCCCATGAAGCAATATGACACGGCCATCTACCACTTTAAAGAAGCGCTCAAAATCAGGCTCGAACAAAAAGACTACAAACAAGTTGGCTATTCGAATAATACCCTGGGATCCACCTTTTTGGAAATGGGTGAACTGGACTCCGCCGGATACTACTTTGAACGGAGTCTTGAAAACTTTAATACCCCAAATCCACCTATTGAGATGCCAGATATTCTGCATTTCAAATACGCTGAATATTTGATCGCCATTGGGAAATATGACGAAGCCATCGATCAAACGAAAACAGGATTGAAAAAAGCGGCCTACTTAGGAGTAAGCGATCGGGTCATTCAAGGCAACGACTTGCTTGCTAAGGCCCTCTACAAATCGGGGCAATACCAGGACGGCTACGATGCCTTGATGGTAAGAAACCATGCTCATGACAGCTTGTTCAAATCGAGAAATGCTTCGGCTATTGCAGAAATTGAAGAGCGGTACCAAAGCGCTGAAACGGAAAAAAAGCTGGCTCAGTCGTTGGCAGAAAACCTGGAGCAGGAGAACCGGATTATTGAAATGCGCTTTTATGTATTGGCCACCGTCATAATCTCCCTGCTATTCATCTTTCTTAGCCTTTCTGTTTTCTGGTTTAGAAATCAAAAAAAGAAAGTTACTGAAGCGGGATTAAAAGAAGCATTGGCTACTACCAAACTGGTCGCCTTGCGGTCTCAGATGAATTCTCATTTCATCTTTAATTGTGTGAATACAGCTCAAAACTTTGTACTCAACGGCGAAACGGAAAAGGCCTACGAATACCTCTCTCAGTTTGCCCGCCTCCTGAGGGGTGTGCTTGAGAATTCCAACCTGACCTTTGTTCCTCTGGAAGACGAAATAGACCTGATAAAAAACTACCTTGAAATTGAATCTACCCGCTTTAATGGCAAGTTTTCCTACGACATAACCATGGATGAAAAGCTGCAGAATGAAGTCTTTGAGATTCCGAGTATGATCATTCAACCCTTTGTCGAAAACGCCATCGTTCATGGGTTAGTCAACCTGGAAGGAAGGCCGGGGCATTTAGGCATTGAGCTCAACCTAAAGGATCAGCAAATCATCTGTAGAATTGAAGATAATGGCGTGGGCCGTGAAAAAGCCAGGGAAATCAAACAGCGCAAACAAAAGCACTATAAGTCCCAAGCGTTTTCCAACATTAAAGAACGATTGAACCTATTCAACCAAAACGGGGAAGATTCACTCCGGTTCACCATTTTCGACCTGTACGATAAAGAGGGGTCGGGAGCGGGTACACGAGCCAAAATTTGGCTGCCAATCCACTAA
- a CDS encoding response regulator transcription factor: MLKVVLVDDHKLVTEGFKKIIDSSPGFEVIEIFNNPKQALINIPTLAPDIVVTDFEMPEINGIDFIDSLRQYLPNFKSIVLSMHLSSSLLSMVKEQNIQGYLPKSTDEFELMQCLEAVKAGRNFYSQEVLNNTLAETHQLKTISDKNKKYQLSKREQEILERVVDGLGTKQIADQLNLSPRTVETHRKNIMEKLDVNSVASLVRVAITEGLIQ; the protein is encoded by the coding sequence ATGCTTAAAGTAGTATTAGTTGACGACCATAAGTTGGTGACCGAGGGGTTTAAGAAGATTATCGACTCGAGCCCGGGTTTTGAAGTAATCGAAATCTTTAATAATCCCAAACAGGCGCTGATAAACATCCCCACTTTAGCACCGGATATAGTCGTTACCGATTTTGAAATGCCCGAAATAAATGGCATTGACTTTATTGATAGCCTGCGTCAATACTTACCCAATTTCAAATCAATTGTTTTAAGTATGCACTTGTCATCCAGCTTATTAAGCATGGTGAAGGAGCAAAACATTCAAGGCTATCTACCTAAAAGTACGGATGAGTTTGAGCTGATGCAATGTTTAGAAGCAGTTAAAGCGGGACGGAATTTTTATTCGCAGGAAGTGCTCAATAATACCTTGGCCGAAACCCATCAATTAAAGACTATTTCCGACAAAAACAAAAAGTACCAACTATCGAAAAGGGAACAAGAAATTCTGGAAAGGGTGGTTGATGGGCTGGGTACCAAACAAATTGCCGATCAACTCAACTTATCTCCACGCACGGTAGAAACCCATCGCAAAAACATCATGGAGAAACTGGATGTTAACAGTGTTGCAAGTTTAGTGCGGGTGGCTATTACAGAGGGTTTGATTCAATAA
- a CDS encoding T9SS type A sorting domain-containing protein codes for MKLHVNLNAAFVLFGLLFTGAYSQAQQLTEVTGKRLYDHHSDDVLNPDGSVSGHQSGYDFVKHDYFDSFDPINRKYQNGEEKNLDMVEHNGPSVPPGLDFGVTAGASTMWNGDITGNGLTKWVKASAGFNYATITDMGDIESEYNAGTPSLSIETIEEGAIYVAKIRDMDMYVAMKCYAVVNPSFFGNNAHFDFDYKYGSRISTNVAILETESTPTLSIFPNPASNELTISNGNAESAQVTISYIDGQVMEVFTSEENSDLQLDISSWDNGVYFIHYQTSNHQPATLKFIKN; via the coding sequence ATGAAATTACATGTAAACTTAAACGCTGCATTTGTACTCTTTGGGTTGTTGTTTACGGGAGCCTATTCCCAGGCCCAGCAGCTGACTGAGGTAACCGGAAAAAGACTCTATGATCACCACAGCGATGATGTGTTGAATCCCGACGGATCGGTAAGCGGACATCAATCGGGCTATGACTTCGTGAAGCATGACTACTTTGACAGTTTTGACCCCATAAACCGTAAATACCAAAATGGTGAGGAAAAGAATCTCGATATGGTCGAGCACAATGGCCCTTCCGTACCTCCAGGGCTGGATTTTGGAGTAACTGCTGGTGCCAGCACCATGTGGAATGGGGATATTACCGGAAATGGATTGACCAAGTGGGTAAAAGCATCTGCTGGTTTCAACTATGCCACCATTACGGATATGGGAGACATTGAAAGTGAATACAACGCCGGCACTCCAAGCCTAAGCATTGAAACGATTGAAGAAGGAGCTATATATGTGGCTAAGATTCGTGACATGGATATGTACGTGGCCATGAAATGTTATGCGGTGGTAAACCCGAGTTTTTTCGGAAATAATGCCCATTTCGATTTTGACTATAAATACGGAAGTCGCATCAGCACCAACGTTGCCATATTGGAAACAGAAAGCACTCCTACCCTTTCGATTTTCCCGAACCCGGCTTCTAACGAACTCACCATTTCCAATGGAAATGCTGAATCAGCTCAGGTGACCATCAGCTATATCGACGGGCAGGTAATGGAAGTATTTACCTCGGAAGAAAACTCCGATCTGCAATTGGACATCAGCTCTTGGGACAATGGAGTATACTTTATTCACTATCAAACAAGCAACCATCAACCAGCAACATTGAAGTTTATTAAGAACTAA